The window GTGAAAGTCTTGTCTGTTTTGGAACAGCTAGATGATAGTCCGGAAAGCATCATATTGGAAAGCGTTCTGGAGGGCATGGCCGAATACTATTCAAAGAACCTCGCTCGTGAAGTTCGCAAGGGCCTAAATGAAAATGCTCTTGTTGCCAAGCATAACGGCGGCATTCCTCCGCTGGGATACAATGTCACCGCTGACCATGGGTATGAAATCAATCCGGCGGAATCTCAGGCCGTAAAGATTATTTTTGATATGTATTGCAACGGGTATGGCTATAACCTTATCTGTAAAGAGTTGAATGAACAAGGGTTTAAATCAAAATCGGACCGGCCATTTGGGAAAGGCAGCATTGCAGATATCCTGCGCAATGAAAAATATATCGGAAGATATGTCTGGAATAAACGTCTTTCTAAAAAAGCTGGAAACCGGCAATATAAACCGGATGACCAAATCACCCGGATCGACGATGCTCTTCCCGCAATTATTTCAAAAGAAACCTGGGCAAAGGCTCAAAATATTTTAAACAGCCGGAAGCAAAAGCCCCGTCATAATCAAAGTTATTATTATCTCTTAACCGGTAAGCTTGAATGCGCCGACTGCGGTTCCGCATTTGTTGGCAGCGGTTACGAATATGGGCGCGGAAAGAAGAAGAATTATCAATACTCCTGCAATGGACGTCTTCGCCATAAATGCGAATGTGTGAATAAACCGATCCGCTGTGAAATGCTGGAAAAATATGTGCTTGCACAATTGAACACTGTATTCTCTGACAGCGTAATTCAAGAATTGACAGATAAAATGTCCGATATTCTTAATAAGAGAGCATCTTCTTCAGTAGAAACAGAAAAGGCGCTTTCCACCAAACTATCTTCGGTCAAAAACAGAGTTGCTAAAACATGGGGCTTGTTTTACGATGACCTTCTCCCAAAAGAAGATGCTGCGGAGCAGGTCAGCGTATTGACCGAGCAACAGAAAGGATTAGAAATACAGCTTGCCAACATTGCTCTCAGTTCCAATTTGCCAAGAGTGAAAAAGTCTGATATTGCATCCTATCTTCGCAAGTGTAAGAAGAAGCTAACGAGCAACGATCCAAACGTTTTGAAGAGTTTAATTGATGCCTTCGTTGACAAGGTTATCATCTCAAAAGATGATGTGACAGCACAAATCCGCATCAGCCCTAGGGCCAATGCGGACAGTGATAAGGTTGGTGGAGATGACGAGAGTCGAACTCGTGTCCGAAAATCACTTACCAGAGCTTTCTACGAGTGTAGCCTGTGGTTTAACATTCCCTCTGCGCAGCGCCCAAAGGCAGGCTCTGCGGTTCAGTAGTCTTTAGGTCATGACCAAAGTAAAGACGTTCTTCGGTTCACGTTCACCGCTAATCGACGCCTTTATCCGAGCCGCGGTGCTCCCGGTAAAGACGGCAGTCTAATTAGGCTGCAAACGCCATCCCATAATTGTTATTATAGTTAACGTTGTTATTATTTTTGTCATTTAAAATTTAGTTTGCAGAAATATAGCGTTCCACGTCGCTACTCGCTTACTAAGGCTCACAATCCCCGTCGAAACCTTTACATCCCCATATTTAAATAAGATATAAAAATAACAGATAACTGTATTTGTCTATTTCTATTATACATGCATTCAACCGAAAAAAATACAAGAAATTTTTTCTTATCGATTTTTTTCCTTCATGGCCCGGTCAATATCACGCTTCGCAGATTTTGCAGCCATATCGGCACGCTTGTCGTAAAGTTTTTTACCCTTGCACAGACCAACCTGCACCTTAACCATAGAACCTTTAAGATAAACCGAAATTGGGATCAAAGAATAGCCGTCCTGTTTCACCAATCCAAACAATCGCGTAATCTCGCGCTTATGCATTAAAAGCCGACGGACACGCATAGGATCCTGATTGAAAATATTCCCGTGATCGTATGGGCTGATATGCATCCCGTTGATCAGCAACTCGCCTTTTACAATGGAACACCATGAATCCTTGAGGTTTACCTGTGCCTTACGCAGAGATTTCACCTCAGTGCCGCAAAGCTCAATGCCGGCCTCCATGCTTTCCTCTACGAAATAGTCGTGAAAGGCTTTTTTATTTTGCGCTAACGTTTTTAAACTATCTTTTGCCATCTAAAAAAGCCTCCCGTCCCATCATATCGGTATATGAGCATATCATAGACATTTGAAAATGTCAAGCATTATGTCAACTAAATTTCACTGCGCCCTTCAATTGCACGGGTCAGTGTTACCTCATCCGCGTACTCTAAATCCCCTCCAACGGGAATCCCGTAAGCAAGACGCGTTACTTTAACGCCAAGCGGCTTGAGCAGACGCGATATATACATAGCAGTCGCCTCGCCCTCCACCGTTGGGTTGGTAGCCATAATAACCTCTTTTAAGGTATCATTGTTTACCCGCGCCAAAAGTTCTTTAATACAGAGCTGATCCGGGCCGACTCCGCTGAGCGGAGAAATCGCACCATGCAGTACATGGTAGGTGGCGTTGAACTCGTTGGTGCGCTCCAGCGCAATGACATCCCGGGGATCCTCCACAACACAGATAATGGATTTGTCCCGCGCATCATTGCGGCAGACGGGACAAAGCTCCTGGTCGGTTAGATTGCAGCATATTTTACAATAATGTATCTTTTCATGAGCGTCCACAATTGCATCGGCAAAATTCTGCGCACCCTCTTTGGAAAGGCCGAGCACATAATATGCAAGCCTCTGCGCACTCTTATGCCCAATGCCGGGCAAACGCTCAAACTGCTCAATCAGGCGCGATAAAGGCGCCACATTATAGGATGGCATAATTAAAACATTCCCGGCATGTTGATGCCGCCGGAAATTTTCTCCATGCGCTCGCTCTTGTCGGCCGCGGCAGCGCGAAGCGCTTCATTGACTGCGGCAAGAACAAGATCTGAAAGCATCTCAACGTCCTCCGGATCAACGACTTCCGGTTTAATATCAATGGATTTTACTTCCATTTTTCCGGTTACAGTTGCTTTTACGGCATCGCCGCCGGCTGTTGCGGAATATTCTTTTCCATCAAGCTCGTTTGTTGCTTGATCCATATCTTCCTGAATTTTTTGAGCCTGACGTGCAAGCTGCTGCAAATTGGCAGCCCCGCCGCCCCCGCCGTATCCCTGTGGTAATCTTGCTTTCATATACAATTCCTCCCGTAAATTCTTTATTTTTTTATTACTTGAATTCCCTCATTTTCAGCCAGCCCGGCTAATTCAGCAAGCGGATCACTTGCTTTTTCGTCGCTCTTACTTTTATAAGGGCCTAAATTATAAGTTTTACCGGTAACCTGCTGAATTGCCCGGCGCATATTTTCACGCTGAGCGGGTTCGCGCAGCAGCCGGAATGCAATTTCATTCGGCGCGTCAATCAGTACATACGCTCCGCTTATATAAGCGGTAGAACCGCTGAATGCAGATGCGATGGCATGGGAGTAATTCTTCAAAATCTGAAGAATCTCGGGCCATTCGGAAAGATGTTTCGCGTCTTCCTGAAGACCGGTCATATCCTTTTTAGGCACAACCGCCTCCGGATCACTTAATGTTCCCTCCAAGGTGCTCCGCTGTTCTTCAAACTGTCCTTCACCGGAAAATTTCTCCGGTATTCTTTGCTCAGATTTTTTGACTGTTTCTCTTTTTGGCAAAGCAGCCTTAGGCTGCTGAATGACTGCTCCGCACTCAAGCGCTTCAATACGGCGTAGCAGCGCATCGGTTGTAGAATCCAGCTCCGGTGAACATAAACGAATCATCGCCATCTCAAATTCAATCCGTCGGTCTCCGCCGCGGTACATTCTTTCCAGCGCGGACTGCATGGTATTGAGTCCGTGCAGAATTGCGGGCAACGGCGTGGACAGCGCCTGCTTTGTAAGGCTGTCATATTCCGCGTCGGGTACAACAATCATGTTGTGCGCATCTTTTGTGGTCTTTATCAGCATCAAATTTCGAAAATGAGAAGAAAGCTCTTCACAAAGCCTTGCCATATCCTTGGCAGAATTATGCAGTTTATCTATTAATTCCAGTGCGGCACCGGAATTGTGTTCCTTTATAGCATCAGTCAGCTCAAAAAGATGTTCCCTGCCGACAAGACCGGCCGTTTCGTTTACAACTTCAACCGTAATGCTTTTGCTGCGGCCAAGGCACTGATCCAATAACGACAGCGCATCGCGCAAGGCACCGTCGGCAAGGCGGGCAATCAAAAGCGCGGCCTGAGGGTCAAGCTCCGCGTTCTCCCGCTGTGTTACAAAAGTAAGCCGATCAGCAATCTCTTTTGGAGGGATACGGCGAAAATCAAAACGCTGACAGCGTGACAAAATGGTAGCCGGCAGCTTGTGAACTTCTGTTGTAGCAAGAATGAAAATAACATGGGCTGGCGGCTCTTCAAGCGTCTTCAATAAGGCATTAAACGCTCCCGTTGAGAGCATGTGCACTTCATCAATAATATAAACCCTATATTTTGCCGCCGCGGGGGTAAAATTAGCCTCTTCCCGCAAAGAACGAATATTGTCCACACCATTGTTGCTCGCGGCGTCAATCTCCACAATATCCATAACGGAACCGCTATCCGCTCCGCGGCAGATTTCACATTCACCGCAGGGGTCTCCATCTATCGGATGCAGACAGTTCACCGCTTTTGCCAGAATTTTTGCGCATGTGGTTTTACCCGTTCCCCTTGAACCGGTAAATAAATACGCATGGGCGATTCTTCCTGCCATCAGCTCATTTTTCAGCGTAACGGTAACCTGAGGCTGGCCGACAACATCGGCAAACACCTTTGGCCTCCACTTTCTGTACAAAACCTGATACATGTGAACACCACCCTTAGACAAATTGAAAGCAAGACAGACCGTTATCAAACGGTTTATCATGCATTAGGATATGCAGACGAACAGACCGCCTGTATCGCACAGGGCAATCCACTTAATGCTGCTCGGTTCCCCGCCTGACATGGTTCATGGCGCCCCGCCGTACAGAGCCCGCCCGCCTGCATATCCTATTGCATGCATTTCTGCCTTGCTTCTCTTACCAACTACAATATTATAAACTATCCTGTTAAAAAAGACAACCTCTAATTTCAGAATTCATATCAACAGTATTCGAATAAAATCCATATTGACAAACGGAAAAAAAGTGATATTATACATTTAGATGAATTTCTAAATGAGAGGGACTGATGCCGTGTCGTTTCCAGAGACATTCAAAGCGCTTTCCGACCCAACACGCCGGGAAATTCTGAGCATTTTAAAAGACGGCGCACTTCCCGCGGGAGAAATCTGTGAGCATTTTCATATGACGGGAGCAACCGTTTCCCATCATCTGTCAATTTTAAAAAACGCAGATTTAGTGACGGACAGACGTTCGGGAAAATTCATTTATTATGAACTGAATCTGTCGGTTTTCGAAGAGGTACTGAATTGGTTTCACAGTTTTGTAAACAAGGAGAATAACAACGATGAAAAATAAATTCGGAAAATACATATATTGGATGATTGCGGTGTTCCCAATCATCCTTTCGGCCGCTTTCTATTCCAGGCTGCCGGAGGTAATGCCTACGCACTGGGATATATCGGGTAATCCGAACGGCTATTCCCCCCGCTTTTTTGCCGCATTCGGAATTCCCGCAATTCTTTTGGTTTGTACGGTGTTAGTTAATTTCAGTATTTCAGCCGACCCTAACAAGCAGAATATCGACCGGTCTCCGCAAATGAAATTCATCAGCAAATGGCTGATTGTGATCATTGCCAACGTGGCACAAGGTGCTGTAATTGCAAAGGCAATTCATCAAAACTTTAATATCAGCATTCTGATTACCGTCCTTGTCGGTATTGTTATTGTCGTCTTCGGCAACTATCTACCAAAGTGCAAACCGAACTATACCATCGGAATTAAGCTGCCATGGACATTGGCAAGCGAAGATAACTGGAGAAAAACACACCGTTTCGCCGGTTTTGTGTGGATTATCGGGGGAATTCTGATTGCCGTCTCAGCGTTTGTGGCAACCAAATGGCTGATGATCGGTACAATTATCCTGCTAACCGTCATACCTACCGTATATTCCTACTGTATTTATCAAAAAGACAAAAGCTGATACACATTTTGACCGACATCGTTATGTTTACAGCAGGAAGCACACACCTGACTATAAGGTGCGTGCTTCCTGCTGTTGTATTAATTGTATCGTGCATTTGCGTGTCTGCTTTTCAGGAAATCGGGATAGTAAGGTCGCCCAATGTGACGGAAGTAACGTTGTTGAAGTCAATCGGCGTATCAAACCGCCAAACATTGTCGGAATCTTTTCCTTCTGACCCTCCTCCCGATGGATAGTTTATAACTGTATCCGTACCGTCTTTAAGACGTATTGTTAAAACATCAGGCACTCGTAAACTGTCCCCTTTTGTTTTTACCTCCTCCCCTGAAAAATTGACAGTTGCCGAAAAGGAAGAGAGACTGATGGATTTTACCGTGCATTGATAGGTAATTTTGGTGGCTTCGGTGCGAACTTTAGCGGACGCTCCGGGATTGACGGACTCTTTGAAGTGCGTCACCTTATTCACCGTCAGTTCTTTTGAACTGATGCTGCTTTTCAGCGTGATCGGGTCAAATCTCCACGTTCCTTCGATCACGTTATTGAAAAATTCAACAGCTTTTCCTTCTCGTACGGTAGAAAGATTGCCGAGCGTTAATTGCAGTTTTCTGTTTCGCATATCGAACCCACTGCAACCCATGTGCACTACAAAGGACTTTTTGTTGTCGTTGGGGTTTTCATCTTTCAGTACGCTTAATTTTTGTTCACGGCTGAAACTGTTATGCACGTCGTTTAAATCCAAAACCGTATAAGTATGTTCAAAGTCATAATCGTCGCGGTTTAGTTTTGTTCCTTCAGGAGCGATTATGTCCAGGAGGATATAGGCGTTACTTTGGTCGCAGACTGCTGCTTTTACGGTAATAGTCGTGCCGTTGTTCGTTACACTTTGGTTCAGCGCCGTTCCCGATTTATCCAGCACTTTTACCTGACTTTCAGTCAGGCTGACAGTCGGGTTTTCTCCGTTGATTCCGTTATGGTTGTTGCTTTCAAAAAAGCTCCTAAATAAATCTCCGGTGCTGAACGCGTAAGCGGCCACGGTCACGACGCCGCAAGCTGCTATGGCCGCCGCAATCAGAAAAATCCTCCCACCTTTTTTCATACCCGTCGTTTTTCTTTTCAATCCGGCCCTTTTCATCACGTTCCGAAACGTATCATCAGTTTCTTTTTTCGTTGACGGGGATCGTTCAACCTCTATCTCTTCAAAGCACCTTAGAAAATTCGTATTATACTGTTTCACAGAGATCACTCCTTTCTTTAAGCTGTTTGCGTAACTTTTGCTTGCCGCAGTAAAGCCTGTTTTTTACATGGATTTCGTCTAAATCCATTCTTACAGCGATATCTTTGATTCTTTCAAACAAGAAATATTTACGGATAAAAATTTCTCGATCCGGTTCGTCCAATGCGGCAATCAGCTCCTGCAGTACGATGGCGTTATTCCTGTTTTCAAATTCAAGCAGCATGTCATTTTCCTCAGCAATATTAATTTCGTCAATATCAATAACATTGCGTTTAGCTAGCTGACGGTATCGGTTTATCGCGGTATTCCGCGCTGCACAGGCAAGGTAGCCTTTTAAATTCACAATCTGATGGTTATTGCTGCCAAATGCTTTCCATACTGACAGAAATGTATCATTGATACACTCTTCAACATCCTGCTCGTTGCCGTGAAGGATTCTTCCTGTGATCGCGGCAACAAAGCTGCGGTATTTCTTGATAATCTCGTATAACCCGTCTGCCGGTTTATTTTCCATAAGCAAGATAATTTTTTTGTCCTCCAAAATTTTCACTCCCTCACTGCTTGTTTAAAAAGCCCTTCACCCTATAAGACAACGGAAATGGAAAAAAGGCTCAGTTGCAATAAATAAAGGCCGGGGCAAATGCCCCAGCCTTTATTTATTGCAACTTACGGGTTAAAGAATCACTTCGCCGTCAACCGTGCCGGGAAGTCCCGCCGCATTGGCTTCATCTGTATCAATATGAACGGCAAGTCCCGCTGTTTTGCTGACTCTGGCAATCACGTCACCGAAAATCAGCGAACGATCATTATAATCCAATTTAATCTGAATATTCTGGCCGTCTTTCACAGCAAATTCAACCGCCTGATCCGGCGTAAAGTGAGCATGACGTTTCGCAACAATCACACCCTGTTTTATTGTAATTTCGCCCTTTGGCCCAATGACTTTGCAGCCAGGTGTTCCGGCAAGGTCGGCGGACATACGGATAGGAGCGTCAATTCCGAGCGTGCGGGCGTCGGTTTTTGCGACTTCAACCTGTGTTTCAGGACGAACGGGTCCAAGAACGGACATTTTCAGGGAGCCCTTAGGGCCGACGACTTCTACTTTTTCAGCGCAGGCAAATTGGCCTACCTGTGATAATGCTTTTTTAGGGGTCAGCTGAACATCCTTGCCAAACAGAGTTCCCAAATCTTCCTGTGTCAGATGGATGTGGCGGGCTGACGTTTCTACGATCATTTTCAAAATGAACATCTCCTGTAATTAAAATTAAAATTTCCAAATAGTCACTTCAACATTGTAACGCAAAAAAACCAGATTTTCAACACAAAAAAGCATAATGCGATGTTGGATTGATGATATTCATGTTATAATAAGAGTTAATAAAAAAGGAAAGGTGGCTGTAAAATTGCTGGATAACTGGGAAGAATTGAAATCCGCTTGTATGGAATGCCATAAATGTGACCTTTGCACCGGGCGAACCAATGTTGTGTTTGGAGTTGGAAATGAAAAAGCCAGCGTGCTGTTTATTGGGGAGGGTCCCGGCGAAAATGAAGATTTACAGGGAGAACCGTTCGTCGGCAGAAGCGGACAGCTGCTTGATAAAATGCTGGCGGCCGTTGACCTTGACCGGCATACCAATATATATATTGCGAATATCGTCAAATGCAGACCGCCGCAAAACCGTGATCCGCTGCCCGAAGAACAGGACATGTGCATTGACTGGTTACGCAATCAGGTGGCGCTGATCCATCCGAAAATCATTGTTTGTCTTGGCCGTATCGCCGCCATGAAAATCATCAAGCCGGATATGAAAATCACAAAGGAGCACGGGATTTTCTTTGAGAGAAGCGGCGTTCTCATGATGGCTACACTCCACCCCGCCGCGCTTTTGCGCAATCCCAACAACAAGCCTGCCGCATTTGATGATTTCATCAAACTGCGTGACAAAATAGCGGAACTCGGAATATAAGAGAGGGCAGCCGACTGGCTGCCCTCTCTTTACATACCTTTGCATTTACATTTTGTTTAATGTGGCATAGAAAATACATCAAGGAATTTTTTGGAAAGTACGTCGTACTCATTATTTTGCAGGATGTATTCCTTGCCGCGCCTGCCCATAGCGGCCAGTTCCTCTTTGGGAAGGGAGGCAAGCTTTTGGGCAGCCTCGGCAATCGCCGTACTGTCCTCCGGTGGAATGGAAATTCCGCAGTTCGCGTCCTTTACCATGTCATTTCCCGCTTCAATGGCAAAAATAACCGGTTTCGCGGCCATCATATAATCCATCAGCTTGTTCGGGCTCACGCCGAAACGGAACAGCGGCTGCCGCTGGAGTCCGACATAAAGGGCATCCATCTGGCTTAGCAGTTCCGGCATCTGATCGCGTGTGACCGGCTCCAGCATTTCTACCGTGCCGCGCAGATTCATATCGATTACTTTTTGCG of the uncultured Caproiciproducens sp. genome contains:
- the smpB gene encoding SsrA-binding protein SmpB; this translates as MAKDSLKTLAQNKKAFHDYFVEESMEAGIELCGTEVKSLRKAQVNLKDSWCSIVKGELLINGMHISPYDHGNIFNQDPMRVRRLLMHKREITRLFGLVKQDGYSLIPISVYLKGSMVKVQVGLCKGKKLYDKRADMAAKSAKRDIDRAMKEKNR
- the recR gene encoding recombination mediator RecR; translation: MPSYNVAPLSRLIEQFERLPGIGHKSAQRLAYYVLGLSKEGAQNFADAIVDAHEKIHYCKICCNLTDQELCPVCRNDARDKSIICVVEDPRDVIALERTNEFNATYHVLHGAISPLSGVGPDQLCIKELLARVNNDTLKEVIMATNPTVEGEATAMYISRLLKPLGVKVTRLAYGIPVGGDLEYADEVTLTRAIEGRSEI
- a CDS encoding YbaB/EbfC family nucleoid-associated protein, yielding MKARLPQGYGGGGGAANLQQLARQAQKIQEDMDQATNELDGKEYSATAGGDAVKATVTGKMEVKSIDIKPEVVDPEDVEMLSDLVLAAVNEALRAAAADKSERMEKISGGINMPGMF
- the dnaX gene encoding DNA polymerase III subunit gamma/tau, with translation MYQVLYRKWRPKVFADVVGQPQVTVTLKNELMAGRIAHAYLFTGSRGTGKTTCAKILAKAVNCLHPIDGDPCGECEICRGADSGSVMDIVEIDAASNNGVDNIRSLREEANFTPAAAKYRVYIIDEVHMLSTGAFNALLKTLEEPPAHVIFILATTEVHKLPATILSRCQRFDFRRIPPKEIADRLTFVTQRENAELDPQAALLIARLADGALRDALSLLDQCLGRSKSITVEVVNETAGLVGREHLFELTDAIKEHNSGAALELIDKLHNSAKDMARLCEELSSHFRNLMLIKTTKDAHNMIVVPDAEYDSLTKQALSTPLPAILHGLNTMQSALERMYRGGDRRIEFEMAMIRLCSPELDSTTDALLRRIEALECGAVIQQPKAALPKRETVKKSEQRIPEKFSGEGQFEEQRSTLEGTLSDPEAVVPKKDMTGLQEDAKHLSEWPEILQILKNYSHAIASAFSGSTAYISGAYVLIDAPNEIAFRLLREPAQRENMRRAIQQVTGKTYNLGPYKSKSDEKASDPLAELAGLAENEGIQVIKK
- a CDS encoding autorepressor SdpR family transcription factor, which codes for MSFPETFKALSDPTRREILSILKDGALPAGEICEHFHMTGATVSHHLSILKNADLVTDRRSGKFIYYELNLSVFEEVLNWFHSFVNKENNNDEK
- a CDS encoding SdpI family protein, with the translated sequence MKNKFGKYIYWMIAVFPIILSAAFYSRLPEVMPTHWDISGNPNGYSPRFFAAFGIPAILLVCTVLVNFSISADPNKQNIDRSPQMKFISKWLIVIIANVAQGAVIAKAIHQNFNISILITVLVGIVIVVFGNYLPKCKPNYTIGIKLPWTLASEDNWRKTHRFAGFVWIIGGILIAVSAFVATKWLMIGTIILLTVIPTVYSYCIYQKDKS
- a CDS encoding DUF4179 domain-containing protein — translated: MKQYNTNFLRCFEEIEVERSPSTKKETDDTFRNVMKRAGLKRKTTGMKKGGRIFLIAAAIAACGVVTVAAYAFSTGDLFRSFFESNNHNGINGENPTVSLTESQVKVLDKSGTALNQSVTNNGTTITVKAAVCDQSNAYILLDIIAPEGTKLNRDDYDFEHTYTVLDLNDVHNSFSREQKLSVLKDENPNDNKKSFVVHMGCSGFDMRNRKLQLTLGNLSTVREGKAVEFFNNVIEGTWRFDPITLKSSISSKELTVNKVTHFKESVNPGASAKVRTEATKITYQCTVKSISLSSFSATVNFSGEEVKTKGDSLRVPDVLTIRLKDGTDTVINYPSGGGSEGKDSDNVWRFDTPIDFNNVTSVTLGDLTIPIS
- a CDS encoding sigma-70 family RNA polymerase sigma factor, whose protein sequence is MEDKKIILLMENKPADGLYEIIKKYRSFVAAITGRILHGNEQDVEECINDTFLSVWKAFGSNNHQIVNLKGYLACAARNTAINRYRQLAKRNVIDIDEINIAEENDMLLEFENRNNAIVLQELIAALDEPDREIFIRKYFLFERIKDIAVRMDLDEIHVKNRLYCGKQKLRKQLKERSDLCETV
- the pduL gene encoding phosphate propanoyltransferase, with translation MKMIVETSARHIHLTQEDLGTLFGKDVQLTPKKALSQVGQFACAEKVEVVGPKGSLKMSVLGPVRPETQVEVAKTDARTLGIDAPIRMSADLAGTPGCKVIGPKGEITIKQGVIVAKRHAHFTPDQAVEFAVKDGQNIQIKLDYNDRSLIFGDVIARVSKTAGLAVHIDTDEANAAGLPGTVDGEVIL
- a CDS encoding uracil-DNA glycosylase, coding for MLDNWEELKSACMECHKCDLCTGRTNVVFGVGNEKASVLFIGEGPGENEDLQGEPFVGRSGQLLDKMLAAVDLDRHTNIYIANIVKCRPPQNRDPLPEEQDMCIDWLRNQVALIHPKIIVCLGRIAAMKIIKPDMKITKEHGIFFERSGVLMMATLHPAALLRNPNNKPAAFDDFIKLRDKIAELGI